A stretch of Longibacter salinarum DNA encodes these proteins:
- a CDS encoding EamA family transporter — MLYLSLAVLCSVSIGMIFKVAGQRQLDRTALLTINYAAAVGVAGVLIAIGGRGASDGLTLSGPLLLLGIGTGALLIFGFFMLMVATDVAGMGLSIGVMRVSVVLPFLASWLIWAEEPSVMQLIGMGCAAVAFFLIAQTPDGSADAIDEPIRNSEPVHEGVPATAGAYVTTAASEGEGAPEESDVFVEEERGLDVPEPNAKVLGTLFILFLSGGAVDITMKTFQEGFGADNSRFMFLLLAFGISFLIGLVYVVQKGIRTGVWPDRQTWVWGIGLGIINYGSLEFLLRALEQLPGTVVFPINNISIVVLAALLGVAFWRERLTKTNIWGLALAVVGLVLLSNAELLTRVQSLFGIGPA; from the coding sequence ATGCTGTATCTATCTCTCGCGGTTCTCTGTAGCGTTTCCATTGGGATGATTTTCAAGGTGGCGGGGCAGCGTCAGCTTGATCGGACCGCACTCCTGACAATCAACTACGCGGCTGCCGTTGGTGTGGCCGGGGTTCTGATCGCGATCGGCGGACGGGGAGCCTCCGATGGACTGACGCTCTCCGGTCCACTTCTCCTGCTCGGGATCGGAACGGGAGCGCTTCTCATCTTCGGGTTTTTCATGTTGATGGTCGCTACCGATGTGGCGGGAATGGGGCTCTCCATCGGCGTGATGCGCGTGTCCGTTGTGCTTCCGTTTCTCGCCTCATGGCTTATCTGGGCCGAAGAACCGTCTGTGATGCAACTCATCGGAATGGGGTGTGCGGCTGTGGCGTTCTTTCTGATTGCCCAGACTCCAGATGGGAGCGCTGATGCGATTGATGAACCCATTCGGAACAGTGAACCGGTCCATGAGGGCGTACCGGCCACGGCCGGCGCATACGTAACAACGGCAGCATCCGAAGGTGAGGGGGCGCCCGAGGAGAGCGACGTCTTCGTAGAGGAAGAAAGAGGACTCGACGTGCCGGAACCAAACGCGAAAGTTCTGGGGACACTGTTTATCCTGTTCCTTTCAGGCGGAGCGGTCGACATCACCATGAAAACGTTCCAGGAGGGCTTTGGGGCCGATAACAGCCGTTTCATGTTTCTCCTCCTCGCATTCGGCATCTCGTTTCTAATCGGGCTCGTCTACGTCGTACAGAAAGGCATTCGCACGGGAGTATGGCCGGACCGGCAAACATGGGTCTGGGGAATCGGCCTCGGGATCATCAATTACGGCTCCCTGGAATTTCTTCTCCGTGCCCTCGAGCAATTACCGGGTACGGTTGTTTTCCCGATTAACAACATCTCGATCGTCGTACTGGCTGCCCTTCTTGGCGTCGCGTTCTGGCGTGAGCGCCTGACAAAGACGAACATCTGGGGGCTTGCTCTCGCCGTTGTCGGACTCGTCCTTCTATCAAACGCCGAACTACTCACCCGCGTACAATCGTTGTTCGGCATTGGCCCGGCGTAA
- a CDS encoding sulfotransferase family protein: MPASPVFVVGMPRSGTTLFSAMLDAHADISIAPETHFFTKCDVANRSPSAEAKAEAIRFLQAESGVQDMHLSAEEWQQIRDAAGDAPADILRVLLQTYAARKAARVWGEKTPDHLAHIDTIRTHFPQAVFIAITRDPRDVYLSQQPMPWNRDTIIETAWTWRRYAEQIDTYRSALGGHFHDLRYEDLLRHPEDELRKVCSFLRLPFDPGMLSFHENAEDALSAEPWKKNTRRPVDPSNTQKWKDRLPPARRWVIQRVAREQMHDYGYPTPPVAFDTDFWSDAIALIAESLRIVIRRRARKHGWR, translated from the coding sequence ATGCCTGCCAGTCCCGTCTTCGTGGTCGGAATGCCGCGGTCCGGCACGACGCTGTTCAGCGCGATGCTCGACGCGCACGCGGACATTTCCATCGCACCAGAGACGCATTTTTTTACGAAATGCGACGTCGCAAATCGCTCTCCGTCGGCGGAAGCGAAAGCCGAAGCCATCCGTTTTCTCCAAGCCGAGTCGGGCGTGCAAGACATGCATCTCTCTGCGGAGGAATGGCAGCAGATTCGTGACGCGGCCGGTGATGCTCCTGCAGACATCCTTCGGGTACTGCTTCAGACGTATGCCGCACGCAAAGCGGCTCGCGTCTGGGGAGAGAAAACGCCGGATCACCTCGCTCACATCGACACGATCAGGACGCACTTTCCGCAGGCTGTATTTATCGCCATCACGCGCGATCCGCGGGATGTTTACCTGTCGCAGCAACCGATGCCATGGAACCGGGACACCATCATTGAAACCGCCTGGACCTGGAGGCGCTACGCCGAGCAGATTGACACCTATCGATCCGCGCTCGGTGGCCATTTCCATGATCTCCGGTACGAGGACCTCTTGCGTCACCCCGAGGACGAACTACGAAAGGTGTGCTCGTTTTTGCGCCTCCCCTTCGATCCCGGGATGTTGTCGTTTCACGAGAACGCGGAGGACGCTCTCAGTGCGGAGCCATGGAAGAAGAACACGAGGCGACCCGTGGATCCGTCAAACACCCAGAAGTGGAAGGACCGTCTGCCTCCCGCTCGCCGATGGGTGATACAACGCGTTGCGCGGGAGCAAATGCACGACTACGGGTATCCGACGCCGCCCGTGGCTTTTGATACGGACTTCTGGTCGGACGCGATTGCTCTCATTGCCGAGTCGCTACGCATCGTTATCCGCCGTCGGGCTCGAAAGCACGGCTGGCGTTGA
- a CDS encoding CdaR family protein — protein sequence MFQTSGNSQHEPEDPNRTLVIAVCVLISATLWLTLTLDEQRTVVIDIPTQVVNLPPDRALTSLPPEAVRVELKGQGLQLILLRLNPPEVAVDVSNSPVDVRSALAVPETQNIQVVSVSPQQIDVPTETRTERRLPIRSKVTVDMPRSYEMLGPLRLRPDSVTISGARSIVESFASWPTKAITLDDVRDSVRVQVPLSDTLDQLLERSISSVAAVAQAGRFTEDSLRVDVEVSGVPSDQNLVALEPSVITVKYRVLFEHTFEAKTAPGFFATVSYEEIRSDTSGFVEPEITVPSDLQIRDPKPFPQRLRYYTFVTGE from the coding sequence GTGTTTCAGACGTCCGGCAACAGCCAACATGAGCCGGAAGACCCGAATCGTACTCTTGTCATTGCCGTCTGCGTTTTAATTTCGGCGACGTTGTGGCTTACGCTTACACTTGATGAGCAGCGGACCGTTGTGATCGATATCCCCACGCAGGTCGTCAACCTGCCGCCGGATCGTGCTCTCACGAGCCTTCCACCGGAGGCCGTTCGTGTGGAACTGAAGGGACAGGGACTACAACTCATCTTACTCCGGCTCAATCCCCCGGAGGTAGCGGTCGACGTGTCCAACTCGCCCGTCGATGTCCGCAGTGCTCTCGCAGTTCCTGAAACCCAGAACATTCAGGTTGTGAGTGTTTCGCCACAGCAGATCGACGTACCCACGGAAACTCGCACGGAGCGTCGACTTCCGATCCGGTCGAAGGTGACCGTTGACATGCCGCGATCCTACGAAATGCTCGGGCCCTTGCGTCTACGGCCGGATTCGGTGACCATTTCCGGGGCGCGGTCGATTGTCGAGTCGTTCGCCTCCTGGCCAACGAAAGCGATTACCCTGGACGATGTGCGGGACTCTGTGCGCGTACAGGTGCCACTCTCCGACACGCTTGACCAGCTCCTTGAGAGGAGCATCTCGTCCGTAGCAGCGGTGGCTCAGGCAGGTCGCTTCACCGAAGACTCCCTTCGCGTCGATGTCGAAGTAAGCGGCGTGCCGTCCGACCAAAACCTCGTTGCATTGGAGCCCTCCGTGATCACCGTGAAGTATCGGGTGTTGTTTGAGCACACGTTCGAAGCGAAAACGGCCCCTGGCTTCTTTGCGACGGTGTCGTACGAAGAAATTCGCTCCGACACGTCGGGCTTCGTGGAGCCGGAAATTACGGTGCCCTCGGATCTTCAGATTCGCGATCCGAAGCCGTTCCCGCAGCGTCTGCGCTACTATACGTTCGTCACAGGCGAGTAG
- a CDS encoding DUF4230 domain-containing protein produces the protein MTSTQRGAILGGIVAGALIAAVFVWWLRGPSEATVRRTVVTTVQSETPASVLVTGKLHMSATIDIDSTSFMTPSWMTSMLQITQPELLPYTTGTASVRVRIPGTVSYGFNVKDLTSEMIAVEDRRVTVQVPELSVQSVEPDLRQLEVRTSSSGWMKMFTTDMQEEVQRDALARVEATFRRQANAQLASSTQPKINTARALRSMLTPALESAGVANPSFQFRVGDDFVLTPTGPPESESVPRGEGDGR, from the coding sequence GTGACATCTACGCAGCGTGGCGCCATTCTCGGAGGGATCGTCGCCGGTGCCCTGATCGCCGCGGTATTTGTCTGGTGGCTCCGTGGTCCGTCCGAAGCGACGGTCCGGCGGACCGTGGTCACAACGGTACAGAGCGAGACGCCGGCCTCTGTGCTTGTGACCGGGAAGCTGCATATGAGCGCGACGATCGACATTGATTCGACGTCGTTTATGACGCCGTCGTGGATGACATCAATGCTGCAGATCACGCAGCCGGAACTCCTACCTTACACCACTGGCACCGCGTCCGTCCGCGTTCGCATTCCTGGCACCGTGTCATACGGTTTCAACGTGAAGGACCTCACCTCGGAGATGATCGCGGTTGAGGATAGGAGGGTCACGGTGCAGGTGCCAGAGTTGTCCGTTCAGAGCGTGGAGCCGGACCTTCGGCAGCTGGAGGTCCGGACATCATCAAGTGGTTGGATGAAAATGTTCACGACGGACATGCAAGAAGAGGTACAGCGAGATGCTCTTGCACGTGTCGAAGCGACCTTCCGCCGCCAGGCGAACGCCCAGCTCGCGTCATCGACGCAGCCGAAAATAAACACCGCACGCGCGCTGCGGAGCATGTTGACGCCGGCTCTCGAATCCGCGGGCGTAGCGAACCCAAGCTTTCAATTTCGGGTGGGGGACGATTTTGTTCTGACCCCGACCGGCCCGCCGGAGTCCGAGTCGGTACCAAGGGGAGAAGGCGACGGGCGGTGA
- a CDS encoding glycosyltransferase — translation MAARRVLIVAYYVPPAGGPAVQRILQFLEYLEDAGWQPEVLTVKEGAYPNRDPSLLSAVPDSVQVHRTGAFDPLALYKKVKGDEGLPAGSLGEDRSFLEKAARWIRANVFIPDARVGWWPFAHVRGKELLDSGRFDAVLSTGAPHSVHLVGRSLARASGLPWIADLHDPWTDISYYDDFPHTGWARRLDERLEKSVLRDASLVTTVSPSWAELFRSKQEGTYGVVENGFDARAFSVVHPDGPTVSEGSSLAAAHSKEDSGDRSFVLSHVGKLYASRNPTAVWDALAALQDNSDIPDLKVRLIGTVDPAVVDAIEERNLMDRVERVPFIPHADAIREMAASTLLLLVIEPFAQARGMITSKLYEYLASGRPVIGVGPPDGDAASLLDAHEAGQIVDWNDARSAQEMILAHYTAWKEGNPRPGAAWNQIQEHNRQQQARRMAGFLDEACRQHRPSALTR, via the coding sequence GTGGCTGCTCGACGTGTCCTGATTGTTGCCTACTACGTGCCGCCGGCTGGCGGCCCGGCCGTGCAACGTATCTTACAGTTCCTGGAGTACCTCGAGGACGCCGGCTGGCAGCCTGAAGTACTGACGGTTAAGGAGGGCGCCTATCCGAACCGTGATCCATCCCTGCTCAGCGCCGTGCCGGATTCGGTGCAGGTTCACCGGACCGGAGCGTTCGATCCGCTGGCTTTGTACAAGAAGGTGAAAGGGGACGAAGGGCTGCCGGCCGGATCACTTGGAGAGGATCGCTCTTTTCTGGAAAAAGCAGCACGCTGGATCCGGGCGAACGTGTTCATCCCGGATGCCCGCGTCGGATGGTGGCCCTTCGCACATGTTCGAGGGAAGGAATTGCTGGACAGCGGGCGCTTCGACGCCGTTCTGTCGACGGGAGCGCCCCACTCGGTCCATCTTGTCGGCCGGAGTCTCGCCCGCGCCAGTGGCTTGCCGTGGATCGCTGATCTCCACGATCCGTGGACCGACATCAGCTACTACGACGACTTTCCCCATACCGGATGGGCTCGCCGTCTCGACGAACGGCTTGAGAAAAGCGTGCTTCGTGATGCCAGCCTCGTCACGACGGTGAGTCCGTCATGGGCTGAGCTCTTTCGGTCCAAGCAAGAGGGAACGTACGGAGTGGTCGAAAATGGCTTTGACGCCCGCGCCTTCTCCGTCGTCCATCCCGACGGGCCGACGGTGTCCGAGGGGTCATCCCTGGCGGCGGCGCATAGCAAGGAGGATTCGGGCGATCGCTCGTTCGTGCTTTCTCACGTCGGGAAGCTATACGCGAGTCGTAATCCGACGGCCGTGTGGGATGCGCTTGCGGCTCTACAGGACAACAGCGACATTCCGGACCTCAAAGTACGGTTGATCGGCACGGTGGACCCGGCCGTGGTAGATGCCATTGAAGAAAGAAACCTGATGGACCGGGTCGAGCGCGTTCCGTTTATTCCACACGCGGACGCGATTCGTGAGATGGCAGCGTCGACGCTTCTTCTCCTCGTCATCGAACCATTTGCTCAGGCGCGGGGAATGATCACGAGCAAGCTCTACGAATACCTCGCGAGCGGGCGCCCGGTCATCGGTGTCGGTCCGCCCGATGGTGATGCGGCCTCGCTTTTGGACGCCCACGAAGCCGGTCAGATCGTCGACTGGAACGATGCGCGATCGGCGCAAGAGATGATTCTCGCACATTACACCGCCTGGAAGGAAGGGAATCCTCGTCCGGGAGCGGCGTGGAATCAGATCCAGGAGCACAACCGGCAGCAACAGGCGCGCCGAATGGCTGGATTTCTCGACGAGGCCTGCAGGCAGCATCGGCCGTCCGCTCTGACTAGATAG
- a CDS encoding flippase yields the protein MPISSLFASTRSVVDIGNLTRRVAKGSGIVFAGQMAGKLIGMCLQIVLSRGLGAALYGTYTLAISVMQIMREIGTLGLHGGVVRFSSEARAKDELARVKGTLIASLGLGLAAATGLAGILYISSTWLAVQVFSDAALASVLRSFAFALPFYVFTFLSSRAARGLQVMTADVTVGTVAQPLMNLLFVGTAFVFGWALDGAVMAFVASSVVSAGLGLYVVIRIAPVLRDGDVKSAFDVGGLLGYSLPVMGVTLTALFVDQADRIMIGLLATSADVGLYNVAALLATQVRFMLTSVSATFTPLISDLYHTGRRSELRSLFQVTTRWIVTLSIPLGLALVLFPEPLLWLFGAEFLPAAPVVMVLAVGSFLNGAIGTIGLMLQMSDHERLVLVDNIALAVINVGLNLWLIPIYGPVGAAVATAVSVTMVNVIQYLQVKYLLDVTPFSAAYLRPIGAGIVSGIAGWGASAALDPWFLHEVVGMLTTGATYLGVLFFIGLPEEDWDVVAPVLKRTGLDRFISSTASDRD from the coding sequence GTGCCCATCTCTTCCCTCTTTGCCAGCACACGCTCCGTCGTGGATATCGGAAATCTAACCCGTCGAGTTGCAAAGGGAAGTGGGATTGTATTCGCCGGGCAAATGGCGGGGAAGCTGATCGGCATGTGCCTGCAGATCGTGCTGAGTCGAGGGCTCGGGGCCGCTCTATATGGCACGTACACGCTGGCTATAAGCGTCATGCAGATCATGCGGGAGATCGGCACGCTCGGCCTGCACGGAGGCGTGGTCCGATTTAGTTCGGAGGCTCGCGCGAAGGACGAATTGGCTCGCGTCAAGGGAACGCTCATAGCCAGTCTGGGCCTTGGCCTCGCCGCGGCAACGGGCCTCGCCGGCATCCTGTACATCTCAAGCACTTGGCTGGCCGTCCAGGTCTTTTCGGATGCTGCACTCGCGTCCGTGCTTCGCAGTTTTGCCTTCGCGCTCCCGTTCTACGTTTTCACCTTTCTCTCCTCCCGGGCCGCTCGCGGACTGCAGGTGATGACCGCGGACGTCACCGTCGGTACAGTTGCTCAGCCGCTGATGAATCTTCTTTTCGTCGGCACGGCATTCGTCTTTGGTTGGGCGCTGGACGGAGCGGTGATGGCATTCGTCGCGTCGTCGGTCGTCAGTGCCGGACTCGGTCTCTACGTCGTCATACGGATCGCCCCCGTCCTGCGAGATGGTGACGTCAAATCCGCGTTCGATGTTGGCGGCTTGCTCGGCTACTCCCTCCCCGTCATGGGCGTTACCCTGACGGCCCTGTTCGTAGATCAGGCAGATCGGATCATGATCGGTCTGCTGGCCACCTCCGCAGACGTTGGCCTTTACAATGTTGCCGCCCTCCTCGCGACTCAGGTTCGCTTCATGCTCACATCCGTGAGCGCAACCTTTACACCGCTGATTTCCGACCTGTACCACACCGGGCGCCGCAGTGAACTGAGAAGCCTTTTTCAGGTCACCACGCGATGGATCGTAACCTTGTCGATTCCGCTCGGACTTGCGCTCGTTCTTTTTCCCGAACCACTCCTCTGGCTATTCGGTGCTGAGTTCCTCCCGGCCGCCCCGGTCGTCATGGTCCTCGCTGTCGGCTCCTTTCTGAACGGCGCCATCGGGACGATCGGATTGATGCTGCAGATGAGCGATCACGAGCGGCTCGTTCTCGTGGACAACATCGCCCTCGCTGTGATCAATGTCGGTCTCAACCTGTGGCTGATTCCGATCTACGGCCCGGTTGGAGCCGCCGTAGCAACGGCTGTCTCCGTCACGATGGTCAACGTGATTCAGTACCTCCAGGTAAAGTACCTGCTCGACGTCACCCCCTTCAGTGCGGCCTACCTCCGTCCCATCGGAGCCGGCATTGTCTCCGGCATCGCCGGCTGGGGCGCGAGTGCGGCACTCGACCCCTGGTTCCTCCACGAGGTTGTCGGCATGCTTACGACAGGCGCGACGTATCTCGGCGTGCTCTTCTTTATCGGGCTCCCAGAGGAAGACTGGGATGTCGTCGCTCCCGTTCTGAAGCGGACCGGACTCGACCGATTCATTTCATCGACGGCGTCGGACCGGGACTAA
- a CDS encoding glycosyltransferase yields MSSLRILAWPAFDNKTGNPYNRLLYSAMEGEEGVTVDEFTPKRAVSGAYDIIHVHWPDDFLSLDDWWRSASYVMGEIATLALARMRGTRVVWTGHDLGPHESHHAGLENMFWSVFPSLVDGFISLSQDGLEMARREIGALSDVPSAIVPHGHYRDAYPDPHDRDDARANLGLHRDAPVLLYVGRIRPYKNVPHLVRIFRQWCEGDARLLVVGEPSTDTLRESIQMAAQRDSRIRLDLRYVPEDLMPRYLAASDLVVLPYDHILHSGSALLALSFNRPVLVPNRGAMGELRDNVGPEWVHTYDGTLTPKRLREALDWVLRTERPERAPLDKLEWPVLARQTIDLYREVLAR; encoded by the coding sequence GTGTCTTCTCTCCGCATTCTTGCCTGGCCAGCGTTCGATAACAAGACCGGGAATCCATACAATCGCCTGTTGTACTCCGCGATGGAAGGGGAGGAAGGCGTTACGGTCGACGAGTTCACGCCGAAGCGCGCGGTGAGTGGGGCGTACGACATCATCCACGTTCACTGGCCTGACGATTTTCTTAGCCTCGACGACTGGTGGCGATCAGCCAGCTATGTTATGGGTGAGATTGCCACCCTGGCGCTGGCCCGGATGCGAGGCACTCGGGTCGTCTGGACCGGACATGATCTCGGTCCTCACGAGTCGCATCACGCCGGCCTTGAAAACATGTTCTGGTCCGTTTTTCCGAGCCTCGTAGATGGCTTCATCTCGCTGAGCCAGGACGGGTTGGAGATGGCCCGGCGTGAAATCGGTGCGCTCTCAGATGTCCCGTCCGCCATCGTTCCGCATGGCCACTATAGAGACGCGTATCCGGACCCCCATGACCGAGACGACGCGCGGGCAAATCTCGGACTGCATCGGGATGCGCCGGTCCTCCTCTACGTCGGACGTATTCGCCCGTACAAGAACGTCCCGCACCTCGTACGAATCTTTCGCCAGTGGTGTGAGGGCGACGCACGCCTGCTGGTCGTCGGAGAGCCGAGCACTGACACCCTGCGCGAGTCTATTCAGATGGCAGCTCAACGAGACTCACGCATTCGTCTCGATCTCCGATACGTCCCGGAGGATCTCATGCCGAGATACCTCGCTGCGTCGGATCTTGTTGTGCTCCCGTACGATCACATCCTGCATTCTGGGAGCGCCCTCCTTGCCCTCAGTTTCAACCGTCCCGTACTCGTTCCCAACCGGGGCGCGATGGGCGAATTGCGCGACAACGTCGGACCGGAGTGGGTTCACACGTACGATGGAACCCTGACGCCGAAACGGCTTCGCGAAGCTCTCGACTGGGTCCTCCGGACCGAACGGCCCGAGAGGGCGCCTCTCGACAAGTTGGAGTGGCCCGTTCTCGCGCGCCAGACGATCGATCTGTACCGGGAGGTGCTGGCACGCTAG
- a CDS encoding CBS domain-containing protein, with the protein MSLERPISELLERAGVVVYTSPTTTVQEAVATMSEHNIGSILILKDNEDLVGIFSERDLLTRVIDAGLDPASTPIEDVMTGDVIVVSDETSRGEALQIMHDNHIRHLPVADESNLYGVVSLRDLLQFEKEMQEQEIAQLRRLVLDKPYPSYPG; encoded by the coding sequence ATGTCTCTCGAACGACCGATTTCTGAATTGCTCGAACGAGCCGGCGTCGTGGTATACACGTCTCCCACGACCACGGTGCAGGAGGCCGTCGCGACCATGTCCGAGCACAATATCGGCTCCATTCTCATTCTAAAAGACAACGAGGATCTGGTCGGCATCTTTTCCGAACGCGACCTACTCACTCGGGTCATTGACGCGGGCCTGGATCCGGCGTCAACCCCGATCGAAGACGTCATGACGGGCGACGTGATTGTTGTGTCGGACGAGACGTCGCGCGGCGAAGCCCTCCAGATCATGCACGACAACCATATCCGGCATCTCCCGGTCGCTGACGAGTCGAACCTGTACGGAGTCGTTTCGCTTCGCGACCTGCTTCAGTTTGAGAAAGAAATGCAGGAGCAGGAAATCGCACAACTGCGGCGCCTCGTACTCGACAAGCCGTACCCGAGCTACCCTGGATGA